The genome window CGCAATGACGCTGCTCATCAAGCCGACGCTCGCTCTCCGGGTGCCGCCCTTGCCCACCTCGCCGTGTCACACATGTTCCTCCTGGGCGCGACGAGCGGCGGCCGGTCACGTGGGACCCGAGGCCGGTGACTACCGCACGAGGTCGGCACCGCGGTCATCGAAGGATGCGAGGAGGCATGCCCGCCTCGAAATAGCGTGCTCGATTGACATCAAGCCGGCCGACGACGACATTATCGAAGACTCTTAGTTGAGCGTCTTCGATGACCGACGGTATGCCCGTACAGAAGGGCAACCTGGATATGCTCGTGCTCAAGGCCCTCTCGTGGGACGAGATGCACGGCTTCGAAATCCTGGAATGGCTCGAGCGGCGCTCCGGTGGCCGCCTCGACATCGACGACAGCGCTGTCTATCAAGCGCTGCACCGATTGGAGGAGCGCGAGTTGGTGCGCGCCGAGTGGGGCGTGAGCGACAAGAATCGGCAGGTGCGCTTCTATCGGCTCACGGCGCCCGGCCGCGCGCAGCTCCGCGCCGACACGTCGCGGTGGACCGAGTACGCGCAGATGCTGATCGAGATCATGCGCGGCGAACGGAAGCCGGCGTAGCGGCGTCCAAGGATCATGCGCAGGCGTTTTCGCGGCTTGTTCCGTCACCTCGCCGATCGGGCCGACCTGCTCGAGCGCGAGTGGGACGATGAGATCGCGTCGCACATCGCGGCGCGGTTGGAGCAGCTTCAGGCGGGCGGCATGACGCCGGACGCCGCTCGCCGAGAGGCGCTCCGCTTATTCGGCGACGTCGAGGCCGCGCGGACGGCTTCGAGCACCACGGTCGCGCAACGCGCGGCGCGGATTCGCAGCCGCGAACGGCGGGAGG of Gemmatimonadaceae bacterium contains these proteins:
- a CDS encoding PadR family transcriptional regulator, whose product is MTDGMPVQKGNLDMLVLKALSWDEMHGFEILEWLERRSGGRLDIDDSAVYQALHRLEERELVRAEWGVSDKNRQVRFYRLTAPGRAQLRADTSRWTEYAQMLIEIMRGERKPA